A single genomic interval of Penicillium psychrofluorescens genome assembly, chromosome: 2 harbors:
- a CDS encoding uncharacterized protein (ID:PFLUO_002288-T1.cds;~source:funannotate) — protein MSYNPKNLAAPARAGSAEQVESNRSPRPASNEDLAELAKQNVTPFLEKYNPRQFTPLHSAAGTPSGSRPRNASFCYRHQPDSACRRQADEVSMGQLQKELETLPQSDQQGIAHVWSLFSAAPAKQRTLMLQGILAQCCFPQLSFISASVRELIRIDFLTALPPELSFKILQYLDTASLCRAAQVSHRWRALADDDVVWHRMCEQHIRRKCNKCGWGLPLLDRKRLRESKREIELRATTWGNNQPSTRPGEAVTSESCSVVEPPASGKRKISADEPSSSLSKRHCLTAAHRSEEDDEYFKTRYRPWKDVYRDRFVVGMKWKHRRCAVKVFRGHTDSVMCLQFEDNVLMTGSYDSTVKIWDLDTGEELRTLRGHRAGVRCLQFDDTKLITGSLDHSIRVWNWRTGECISRYNGHTEAVIALHFDATLLASASVDTTVKIWNFKDKSTFILPHPSCVNAVKIDTQSRTVLTACDDGAARLWDLDTKTCIRVFPNHIGAVQQVIALPREIELENHLAECENDHISTSSRDGDAVVNTLSPLLESKSLSVQPSPFGSSFDQDPDRQDPPRYIITSSIDATIRLWETNTGRCLRTFFGHLEGIWALSADTLRIASGGSDRMVKIWDPRIPTCQDTYEGHTAAVNCIGLSDSRFITGGDDYQVRMYDFRA, from the exons aTGTCGTACAACCCGAAGAATCTCGCTGCGCCGGCCAGAGCGGGGAGCGCTGAACAAGTCGAGTCCAACCGCTCTCCGCGCCCCGCGTCCAACGAAGATCTGGCAGAACTCGCGAAGCAGAATGTCACACCTTTCCTGGAGAAGTACAACCCTAGACAATTTACGCCGTTGCATTCGGCGGCAGGGACGCCTTCCGGGTCCCGACCGAGAAATGCCAGCTTCTGCTATCGCCACCAACCCGACTCGGCGTGCAGGCGTCAAGCCGATGAGGTTTCAATGGGCCAGTTACAAAAG GAACTCGAAACACTCCCCCAAAGTGATCAACAAGGCATCGCGCATGTGTGGTCACTGTTCTCCGCCGCGCCCGCGAAACAACGGACTCTGATGCTGCAGGGAATTCTTGCACAGTGCTGCTTCCCGCAACTGTCGTTTATTTCGGCGAGTGTTCGCGAGCTCATTCGAATCGACTTCCTCACGGCCCTTCCCCCTGAGCTCTCCTTCAAAATCCTACAATACCTCGACACAGCCTCTCTTTGCCGAGCCGCACAAGTTTCACACCGCTGGAGGGctctcgccgacgatgatgttGTCTGGCACCGGATGTGCGAGCAACACATTCGCCGCAAGTGCAACAAGTGTGGATGGGGCTTGCCTTTGCTCGATCGGAAGCGTCTTCGGGAGTCGAAGCGCGAAATCGAGTTACGGGCTACGACATGGGGTAACAACCAGCCCTCCACACGGCCCGGCGAGGCTGTCACGAGCGAGAGCTGCTCCGTTGTCGAGCCCCCAGCTTCCGGAAAGCGCAAAATTAGTGCGGACGAACCTAGCAGTTCTCTGTCAAAGCGCCATTGTCTCACGGCTGCTCATCGCTctgaggaggatgatgagtATTTCAAGACTCGGTATCGGCCGTGGAAGGACGTTTACCGCGACCGATTCGTCGTTGGGATGAAGTGGAAGCACCGGCGCTGCGCCGTCAAGGTGTTCCGCGGACACACCGATAGCGTTATGTGCCTGCAGTTCGAGGACAACGTTTTGATGACGGGTTCTTACGACTCCACTGTCAAAATCTGGGACCTGGATACGGGAGAAGAGTTGCGCACGCTGCGTGGCCACAGGGCCGGCGTGCGCTGTCTTCAGTTCGATGATACCAAATTGATTACCGGCAGCCTGGACCACAGCATCCGGGTGTGGAATTGGCGCACAGGTGAATGCATTTCCAGGTATAACGGGCACACCGAGGCAGTCATCGCCCTTCACTTCGATGCGACCCTGCTTGCCTCTGCGTCGGTGGATACGACTGTGAAGATTTGGAACTTCAAGGACAAATCCACATTTATTCTGCCCCACCCGTCGTGTGTCAATGCTGTTAAGATCGATACGCAATCTCGCACAGTCCTGACGGCTTGTGATGATGGTGCGGCCCGTCTGTGGGACCTCGACACTAAGACCTGTATCCGCGTCTTCCCCAACCACATTGGGGCGGTGCAGCAGGTGATTGCTCTGCCGCGAGAAATCGAACTCGAAAACCATCTAGCAGAGTGTGAGAACGACCACATCAGCACTTCATCCAGGGACGGCGATGCTGTCGTGAACACACTTTCCCCTCTACTTGAATCGAAATCCCTGTCTGTGCAACCTTCTCCATTCGGGTCCTCCTTCGACCAGGACCCTGACCGCCAGGACCCTCCGAGGTACATCATCACTAGCAGCATCGATGCTACCATCCGCTTGTGGGAGACGAACACCGGCCGATGCCTTCGCACCTTCTTTGGCCACCTTGAAGGAATCTGGGCGCTTTCTGCCGACACTCTTCGCATTGCTTCTGGCGGATCCGATCGCATGGTCAAGATCTGGGATCCTCGCATCCCTACTTGCCAAGATACTTACGAAGGCCACACGGCTGCCGTCAACTGTATCGGCCTGAGTGACAGCCGCTTCATTACTGGCGGGGACGATTACCAGGTTCGCATGTACGATTTCCGAGCCTGA
- a CDS encoding uncharacterized protein (ID:PFLUO_002289-T1.cds;~source:funannotate): protein MASSQSSSASSAHAALGHDGHRDPQSRPQLDTLISHLLAAKRSLSSINHVWRANEIVTSSRSTLEESVVLSARTGFLRRGLNHQLRLLYSVRSEVEEISYRGREDFSASLKSLDTADTRLKKTLDLLRETMVDSSFRPQDEDPKSLHDFVDERGVEELHTAMKESIDRTNTARTELDTSNREFDDELDSIKKALQHYRTATKLASSRASASSSTSASSSASDSGLLTLSSMPGMLQALETHAQEMASLLESLVRHFDLCVTAVKHTDGGGAAAQSITGDIPAGAGAMPNIEEEIHANLNAPLDPLTGSEYQEMVSVLMKDAVEAEDVVVEIQDRISEMESTFEQILSQRDALQSVSRATAEVYRHLSTLASTRLPRYISQAHNFTRVWHEEYDRINNGLAELSDLHALYSGFLNAYDSLILEVARRKHIRHRVEKVLRETSHKLDQLYEEDVTAREAFRVDQGDFLPSDIWPGVGRAPMQVQFLRLAGGHLESTLAEGHEPEQPDTGHYEPDLKKVAQGAEGELIPDLPKQVVEQAYARLKARTRGVA, encoded by the coding sequence ATGGCGTCTTCAcagtcctcgtcggcctccAGTGCCCATGCAGCactcggccatgatggccatCGCGACCCCCAATCGAGGCCTCAGTTGGACACCCTCATTTCGCACCTGCTTGCCGCAAAGCgttctctctcctccatAAACCATGTCTGGCGTGCCAACGAAATCGTCACGTCATCTCGTTCGACGCTCGAGGAAAGTGTTGTCCTGTCTGCGCGCACAGGCTTTCTGCGTCGGGGTCTAAACCACCAGCTACGACTGCTCTACAGCGTCCGGTCCGAAGTGGAAGAGATCTCGTATCGTGGACGCGAGGActtctcggcctcgctcAAAAGTCTGGATACGGCCGACACTCGACTAAAAAAGACGTTAGATCTCCTCCGTGAGACCATGGTCGATTCTTCTTTCCGACCGCAAGACGAAGACCCTAAGAGTCTGCACGACTTCGTGGACGAGAGGGGTGTGGAGGAGCTCCATACAGCAATGAAGGAGTCGATTGACCGTACAAACACTGCACGAACGGAGCTGGATACTTCCAACCGCGAATTTGATGATGAGCTGGACTCGATTAAGAAAGCGCTCCAACACTACCGGACAGCCACCAAACTGGCTTCCTCTCGggcctcggcgtcgtcatcCACATCTGCATCGTCGTCTGCTTCCGACTCTGGTCTCCTAACTCTGTCGTCCATGCCCGGAATGCTCCAAGCCCTGGAGACGCACGCGCAGGAAATGGCCAGTCTCCTTGAGTCACTCGTTCGGCATTTCGATCTTTGTGTCACGGCCGTGAAACACACCGAcggcggcggtgctgctgcCCAGTCCATTACCGGTGACATCCCTGCCGGCGCGGGTGCCATGCCCAACATCGAAGAGGAGATCCATGCCAATTTGAATGCTCCTCTTGATCCGTTGACAGGCTCGGAATATCAGGAGATGGTCAGCGTCTTGATGAAGGATGCAGTTGAGGCGGAAGATGTGGTCGTGGAGATCCAGGATCGGATTAGCGAGATGGAATCCACCTTTGAGCAAATACTCTCCCAGCGAGATGCGCTTCAGTCGGTCTCTAGGGCCACTGCCGAGGTGTATCGCCACCTGTCTACGCTTGCGTCTACTCGCCTCCCGCGCTATATTTCTCAAGCACACAACTTCACCCGTGTCTGGCACGAAGAGTATGACCGAATAAACAACGGTCTTGCCGAGCTCTCCGACCTGCATGCTCTGTACAGTGGTTTTCTGAATGCATACGACAGCCTCATTCTCGAAGTGGCGCGTCGAAAACATATCCGCCATCGGGTAGAGAAGGTCCTTCGCGAAACCAGCCACAAGCTTGACCAGCTGTACGAAGAGGATGTTACCGCCCGCGAGGCATTTCGCGTAGACCAAGGTGATTTTCTTCCCTCTGACATCTGGCCCGGAGTTGGCCGGGCACCCATGCAGGTTCAATTTCTGCGCCTTGCAGGCGGCCACCTCGAAAGTACTCTGGCAGAGGGGCACGAACCGGAACAGCCGGATACAGGCCACTACGAACCTGATCTTAAAAAGGTTGCCCAGGGGGCGGAAGGCGAATTGATCCCTGATCTGCCAAAACAAGTCGTCGAACAGGCCTATGCGCGACTCAAGGCACGAACTAGAGGCGTTGCGTAA
- a CDS encoding uncharacterized protein (ID:PFLUO_002290-T1.cds;~source:funannotate), whose translation MAPAESPVQTAGLADGLHPSHTYVPNEGYVNPDSNESDLAGQNLTSQQEEEEDDEEYYDDIFEEEMDQGDFLSQNSADLTKAYNRQRKLNDLAADSNVPKWTYPKTNTQKPMVNTYASVDDQAKSLTRHAAKIKLDDQQAGLSTRGERGGDKSDRATSEQVLDPRTRMILLQMINRGLVSEIHGCLSTGKEANVYHAISFPDENEDAAPQHRAIKVYKTSILVFKDRDKYVTGEYRFRQGYNKSNNRAMVKVWAEKEMRNLRRIHAAGIPCPEPIFLRLHVLVMGFLGSSKGLGAPRLKDVEFNIADPETRWHSLYVELLGLMRVMYQTCRLVHADLSEYNILYHKERLYIIDVSQSVEHDHPRSLEFLRMDIKNVSDFFRRKGVHTLSERTVFQFIIAAEGPVDITSSNQQMVDAIEKLFAARTDADGEEESEEVDTAVFRQQYIPQTLEQVYDVERDAEKIRDGSGADLVYGDLLARGKKEEDAESDASGGVSVSGSESDDSRDEDDGQPRDPFDKKQPRGKRFEDKDVKREHKQKVKEEKREQRSKKMPKHMKKRLVSSSTKKKK comes from the coding sequence ATGGCGCCTGCTGAGAGTCCTGTTCAAACTGCTGGCCTCGCTGATGGCCTTCATCCAAGCCATACTTACGTTCCCAATGAAGGCTACGTGAATCCAGACAGCAACGAGTCTGACTTGGCGGGGCAAAATCTCACCagccaacaagaagaagaggaggacgatgaagagTACTATGATGATATCTtcgaggaggaaatggatCAGGGCGATTTCCTATCTCAAAATTCGGCCGATCTGACCAAAGCCTACAACCGCCAACGGAAATTGAACGACCTAGCCGCCGACTCCAATGTGCCGAAATGGACATATCCCAAGACCAATACGCAGAAACCGATGGTGAACACCTACGCCTCTGTGGACGACCAGGCCAAGTCGTTGACCCGGCATGCCGCCAAAATCAAACTCGATGATCAGCAGGCCGGGTTGTCAACTCGAGGCGAGCGCGGAGGAGACAAGTCGGATCGAGCGACGTCGGAGCAAGTGCTGGACCCGCGTACTCGGATGATCTTGTTGCAGATGATCAACCGAGGCCTTGTTTCTGAGATTCACGGGTGCCTCTCGACCGGAAAAGAGGCCAATGTGTACCacgccatctccttcccggacgagaacgaggacgCAGCTCCGCAGCACCGAGCGATCAAGGTCTATAAGACAAGCATCCTGGTATTCAAAGACCGCGACAAGTATGTGACGGGAGAGTACCGGTTCCGCCAGGGATACAACAAGAGCAACAACCGAGCGATGGTGAAAGTGTGggcagagaaggagatgcgCAATCTGCGACGGATCCACGCCGCCGGCATTCCTTGTCCCGAACCGATCTTCCTTCGATTACACGTTTTGGTCATGGGCTTTCTTGGTAGCTCCAAGGGACTAGGCGCGCCCCGTTTGAAGGACGTGGAGTTCAATATAGCCGATCCCGAAACCCGCTGGCATAGCCTGTACGTGGAATTACTGGGACTTATGCGCGTGATGTACCAGACTTGCCGGCTGGTGCATGCTGATCTGAGCGAGTATAATATCCTCTATCACAAGGAGCGCCTCTACATCATCGATGTTAGTCAAAGCGTCGAGCACGATCACCCCCGCAGCCTGGAGTTCCTGCGCATGGATATCAAGAACGTGAGCGATTTTTTCCGCCGCAAGGGCGTGCACACACTGTCTGAACGGACGGTGTTCCagttcatcatcgccgctGAAGGCCCCGTGGATATCACGTCTTCGAACCAACAGATGGTCGATGCCATTGAGAAGCTCTTTGCGGCCCGCACAGATGCCGACGGGGAAGAGGAGTCTGAGGAAGTTGACACCGCCGTCTTCCGGCAGCAATACATTCCCCAGACTTTGGAGCAGGTCTACGATGTTGAGCGCGACGCAGAGAAGATTCGTGATGGCAGCGGCGCGGACCTGGTTTATGGTGATCTCCTAGCCCgcggcaagaaggaagaagatgccgagTCTGATGCTAGCGGCGGTGTCTCTGTATCGGGCTCGGAGTCCGACGACAGCCgagacgaagacgacggaCAGCCTCGTGACCCGTTCGACAAGAAACAGCCACGTGGGAAGCGTTTCGAGGACAAAGATGTCAAACGCGAACACAAACaaaaggtcaaggaggaAAAGCGTGAGCAACGGtcgaagaagatgcccaAGCATATGAAGAAGCGTCTCGTTTCGTCATCtacgaaaaagaagaaatag
- a CDS encoding uncharacterized protein (ID:PFLUO_002291-T1.cds;~source:funannotate), translating into MYVKQIIIQGFKSYKDQTVIEPFSPKHNVIVGRNGSGKSNFFAAIRFVLSDAYTHLGREERQALLHEGSGSAVMSAYVEIIFDNSDDRFPTGKPELVLRRTIGIKKDEYTLDRKNATKNDVMNLLESAGFSRSNPYYIVPQGRVTALTNMKDSERLVLLKEVAGTQVYEARRAESLKIMNETNSKRAKIDELLDYINERLAELEEEKDELRNYQEKDKERRCLEYTIYSREQQEIAGVLDNLEEQRQNGVEDADNNRDQFVEGEKAMAQIDAEIAECRQQIEFLKVDKSQLEDERREASKALAQVELQAKSLVDNQSATQALKSRHDADLKSVQSAIREREGELQELVPRFNASKDQEDAIKGQLTEAETSRQRLYAKQGRNSRFKNKSERDKWLQMEVRESHTSMNSVQGVVTQTQEDIKELESEISSLEPETERLRKQIDGRGDTMHSVDQQVQSAKDERDRLMDQRKELWREEAKLDSVLSNASQEVDRAERNLSQMMDHNTSRGLAAVRRITRQHNLEGVYGTLAELFDVNERYRTAVEVTAGQSLFHYVVDTDETATKVLEVLQKEKAGRVTFMPLNRLHSKPLNMPRASDTIPMIDKMQFDPAYERAFQHVFGKTIICPNLQVASQYARSHGVNAITPEGDRSDKRGALTGGFHDSRQSRLDAVKNLGKWRDEYETKRNRGTEIRKELEKLDQVITKAVGELQKLEQQKHQVQNSSGPLRQELRSKRDLLQNKNDTLDAKRRALRNVEANLAALNDQISAFEAELSSPFQKALTGEEEARLESLSVTLQDLRRQYQELSGKRSELEGRKSVLEVELRENLNPRLDQLLNRDIDEAEEQVQGNLKETQREQKRLSKALEKLNSRLKQVDTSIEEGNSRVAELQQRNSETRREMEDLARSIEKHQRRMEKSMQKKAALAKQGAECAANIRDLGVLPDEAFTKYKNTDSNAVVKKLHKTNEALKKYSHVNKKAFEQYNSFTKQRETLTSRREELDASQKSIDDLISVLDQRKDEAIERTFKQVSREFANVFEKLVPAGRGRLIIQRKTDRTLRPEDEVDSEDEEASQSVENYVGVGISVSFNSKHDDQQRIQQLSGGQKSLCALALVFAIQACDPAPFYLFDEIDANLDAQYRTAVAQMLKSISDSTNGQFICTTFRPEMLHVAEKCYGVSFRQKASTIDVVSREEALKFVEEQKT; encoded by the exons ATGTATGTCAAGCAGATTATCATCCAAGGCTTCAAGAG CTACAAGGACCAAACGGTCATTGAGCCCTTCTCCCCCAAACACAATGTCATCGTGGGTCGCAATGGTTCTGGTAAAAGCAACTTCTTTGCCGCCATTCGCTTTGTTCTCAGCGATGCCTACACCCATCTCGGAAGAGAGGAGCGCCAGGCTCTTCTACAC GAAGGATCTGGTTCCGCGGTGATGTCGGCCTATGTcgagatcatcttcgacaaCTCAGACGATCGGTTCCCGACTGGCAAGCCTGAGCTTGTGCTCCGTCGGACTATCGGTATCAAGAAGGACGAATATACACTGGATCGCAAGAACGCCACCAAGAACGACGTTATGAATCTCCTCGAGTCCGCTGGTTTCTCGCGATCGAACCCTTATTACATCGTGCCTCAGGGCCGAGTCACTGCCTTGACCAACATGAAGGATTCTGAACGCCTGGTTTTGCTCAAAGAGGTCGCCGGTACACAGGTCTACGAGGCTCGCCGTGCGGAATCTCTGAAGATCATGAATGAGACCAACAGCAAGCGTGCCAAGATTGACGAACTTCTGGATTACATCAACGAGCGTCTTGCCGAActcgaggaggaaaaggatgaaCTTCGAAACTACCAagagaaggacaaggagcGTCGGTGCTTGGAATATACCATCTATTCGcgcgagcagcaggagaTTGCGGGCGTACTTGATAATCTCGAGGAACAGCGACAAAATGGCGTCGAGGATGCAGACAATAATCGTGATCAATTCGTTGAGGGCGAGAAGGCAATGGCCCAGATCGATGCTGAGATCGCAGAATGCCGACAGCAAATCGAGTTTCTTAAGGTGGACAAGTCTCAACTGGAGGATGAGCGCCGCgaggcctccaaggcctTGGCCCAAGTCGAACTCCAGGCCAAGTCGCTCGTCGACAACCAGTCCGCTACTCAGGCATTGAAATCTCGCCATGATGCCGATCTGAAATCAGTGCAATCCGCCATCCGGGAACGTGAAGGCGAACTTCAGGAACTTGTCCCTCGTTTCAATGCCTCAAAGGACCAGGAAGACGCCATCAAGGGGCAGCTCACTGAAGCGGAGACATCACGACAGCGCTTGTATGCGAAGCAAGGCCGGAACTCGCGCTTCAAGAACAAGTCCGAGCGCGATAAGTGGTTGCAGATGGAGGTCCGTGAGAGCCACACGTCCATGAACTCCGTCCAAGGAGTCGTTACCCAGACTCAGGAAGACATTAAAGAGCTGGAGAGCGAGATTTCCTCTTTGGAACCAGAAACCGAGCGTCTGCGAAAGCAAATTGATGGCCGTGGCGACACCATGCACTCGGTAGACCAGCAGGTTCAGAGCGCCAAAGACGAGCGAGACCGGCTCATGGATCAGAGAAAGGAGCtctggagagaagaggcCAAGCTTGACTCTGTTCTTTCTAACGCATCCCAAGAGGTGGACCGTGCAGAGCGCAACTTGTCCCAGATGATGGACCACAACACTAGCCGCGGACTTGCAGCAGTCCGAAGAATCACTCGCCAACATAACCTGGAAGGTGTCTATGGCACTTTGGCCGAGCTATTCGATGTGAACGAGCGGTATCGGACCGCCGTCGAGGTCACCGCGGGTCAGAGTTTGTTCCACTACGTCGTTGACACCGACGAGACTGCGACAAAAGTTCTGGAAGTCctccaaaaagaaaaggctGGCCGTGTGACATTCATGCCCTTGAACCGTCTTCACTCCAAGCCTCTCAACATGCCGCGAGCCAGCGACACAATCCCCATGATTGACAAGATGCAGTTTGACCCTGCGTACGAGCGAGCTTTCCAGCATGTGTTCGGAAAGACCATCATCTGTCCCAACCTGCAGGTTGCATCGCAGTATGCTCGTAGCCATGGCGTCAATGCCATTACCCCGGAAGGAGACCGCTCTGACAAGCGCGGTGCTCTGACTGGAGGCTTCCACGATTCTCGCCAGTCGCGTCTGGACGCAGTCAAAAACCTGGGCAAGTGGAGGGACGAGTATGAAACTAAGCGGAATCGTGGAACCGAGATTCgcaaggagctggagaagttggACCAAGTTATCACCAAGGCGGTTGGTGAACTGCAGAAGCTGGAGCAACAGAAACACCAGGTGCAGAATAGCAGTGGGCCGCTGCGACAGGAGTTGCGGAGCAAGCGTGACCTGCTCCAAAACAAGAACGATACGCTCGATGCCAAACGCCGCGCCCTCCGAAATGTCGAGGCCAACCTAGCAGCCTTGAACGACCAAATCAGCGCGTTCGAGGCCGAACTGTCTTCGCCTTTCCAGAAAGCTCTTactggcgaggaggaggctcgGCTGGAGTCATTGAGTGTCACTCTTCAAGATCTCCGTCGACAATACCAGGAGCTGTCGGGCAAGCGGAGCGAGCTCGAAGGCCGCAAGTCGGTGCTAGAAGTCGAGTTGCGGGAGAACCTCAACCCGCGCCTCGATCAGCTTCTTAACCGGGATATTGATGAGGCTGAAGAGCAAGTCCAGGGCAACCTCAAGGAAACCCAGCGCGAGCAGAAGCGCCTTAGCAAAGCTCTAGAGAAACTCAACAGCCGGTTGAAGCAAGTGGACACGTCGATCGAGGAAGGGAACTCTCGCGTCGCCGAGCTTCAGCAGCGCAACTCCGAGACTCGACGAGAGATGGAGGACTTGGCGCGGTCTATTGAGAAACATCAACGccgcatggagaagagcatgcagaagaaggccgcgCTCGCCAAGCAGGGCGCCGAATGTGCTGCCAACATTCGTGATCTTGGTGTTCTTCCAGACGAGGCGTTTACGAAATATAAGAACACCGACTCGAACGCTGTCGTGAAGAAACTCCACAAGACCAACGAAGCGTTGAAGAAGTACTCGCATGTTAACAAGAAGGCTTTTGAGCAGTACAACAGTTTTACCAAGCAGCGCGAGACCCTGACTTCCCGTCGTGAAGAGCTGGACGCATCGCAAAAATCGATTGATGATCTCATCTCCGTGCTAGATCAGCGCAAGGATGAAGCAATCGAACGGACCTTCAAGCAGGTCTCCCGGGAATTTGCCAACGTCTTCGAAAAACTAGTCCCTGCTGGGCGTGGCCGCCTGATCATTCAGCGGAAGACGGACCGTACTCTGCGGCCGGAGGATGAAGTGGActcggaggacgaggaggctTCACAGAGTGTCGAGAACTACGTTGGTGTCGGTATTAGTGTGAGCTTCAATAGCAAGCACGATGACCAACAGCGTATTCAACAGCTTAGCGGTGGGCAGAAGA GTCTCTGCGCCCTGGCACTTGTCTTTGCCATTCAAGCGTGTGACCCTGCTCCCTTCTATCTGTTTGATGAAATCGACGCCAATCTGGATGCCCAATACCGGACAGCAGTGGCGCAGATGCTCAAGTCCATCTCGGACTCGACTAACGGGCAGTTTATCTGCACCACTTTCCGGCCGGAGATGCTACATGTGGCTGAGAAGTGTTACGGCGTCAGCTTCCGGCAGAAGGCCAGTACGATCGATGTAGTCTCGCGGGAGGAGGCGCTGAAGTTCGTGGAGGAACAGAAGACGTAA
- a CDS encoding uncharacterized protein (ID:PFLUO_002292-T1.cds;~source:funannotate), with protein sequence MAQPPPAFNLTELDHQLLAMTDAEFVPHDWEDLKDIIARDDLGALKRRPSDLRRYLAWSQDIKTRYGTVMNYICQRRLYWQSTPVSPAESESDGSSSTASPAAVFAFKNPVPFADPEDYRILRNDWPYGLDPGISHLVVWLRTPIAVKSDEGHLTDESRALIVAFVHKKFVARLAQDPERFPDPQSHVMWFKNWVGLQSVRALEHIHILVRDVPEEILVEWSGESGPEAIK encoded by the exons atggcccAGCCACCGCCGGCCTTCAACCTCACCGAGCTCGATCATCAGCTGCTGGCCATGACCGACGCGGAATTCGTACCTCACGACTGGGAAGACCTAAAGGACATCATCG CACGGGACGACCTCGGCGCACTGAAGCGGCGGCCCTCCGATCTGCGCCGATACCTGGCCTGGTCGCAGGACATCAAAACGCGCTATGGTACCGTGATGAACTACATCTGCCAGCGCCGGCTATACTGGCAGTCCACGCCGGTCTCCCCCGCGGAATCAGAGTCGGATGGATCTAGCAGTACCGCCTCGCCCGCAGCAGTCTTTGCCTTCAAGAACCCGGTCCCTTTTGCCGATCCTGAGGATTACAGGATCCTTCGCAACGACTGGCCCTACGGTCTCGATCCGGGCATTTCGCACTTGGTCGTCTGGCTGCGCACGCCAATTGCGGTCAAGTCGGACGAGGGCCACTTGACGGATGAGTCGCGGGCCTTGATCGTGGCCTTTGTACACAAGAAATTCGTGGCCCGCCTGGCGCAGGACCCTGAACGGTTCCCAGATCCGCAGTCCCATGTGATGTGGTTCAAGAATTGGGTTGGCCTCCAGAGTGTCAGGGCGTTGGAACATATCCATATCCTCGTGCGCGATGTGCCAGAGGAGATCCTCGTGGAATGGTCCGGAGAGTCCGGCCCCGAAGCCATAAAATAG
- a CDS encoding uncharacterized protein (ID:PFLUO_002293-T1.cds;~source:funannotate) has protein sequence MSASALQYLPYAVAVVAVLCGYLIFGGSKPRKVLIPTEFQDFVLKEKIEVSHNVAIYRFALPRPTDILGLPIGQHISLAATIAGQPKEVVRSYTPISSDNEAGYFDLLVKAYDQGNISKYLTGLKVGQTMKVRGPKGAMVYTPNMCRHIGMIAGGTGITPMLQIIKAIIRNRPRNGGNDTTKVDLIFANVNPDDILLQEELEKLVQEDEGFRVYYVLNNPPEGWTSGVGFVTPDMIKERLPAPAPDVKVLLCGPPPMVSAMKKATESLGYTKARPVSKLEDQVFCF, from the exons ATGAG TGCTAGCGCCCTCCAATATCTTCCTTACGCCGTGGCAGTCGTTGCCGTTCTCTGTGGCTATCTGatcttcggcggcagca AGCCCCGGAAGGTCCTAATCCCCACCGAGTTCCAGGACTTCGTgctcaaggagaagatcgaggtctCCCACAATGTCGCCATCTACCGCTTTGCGCTCCCGCGTCCCACCGACATTCTGGGCCTGCCGATCGGCCAGCACATCTCCCTGGCCGCCACCATCGCCGGCCAGCCCAAGGAGGTCGTCCGCTCCTACACCCCGATTTCCTCCGACAATGAGGCCGGCTACTTTGACCTGCTCGTCAAGGCGTACGACCAGGGCAACATCTCCAAGTACCTGACCGGACTCAAGGTGGGCCAGACCATGAAGGTGCGCGGTCCCAAGGGTGCCATGGTCTACACCCCGAACATGTGCCGCCACATCGGCATGATCGCCGGTGGCACTGGTATCACGCCGATGCTCCAGAtcatcaaggccatcatcCGCAACCGTCCCCGCAACGGCGGCAACGACACCACCAAGGTCGACCTGATCTTCGCCAACGTCAACCCGGATGATATCCTGCTccaggaggagctggagaagctggtccaggaggaCGAAGGATTCCGCGTTTACTACGTGCTCAACAACCCGCCCGAGGGCTGGACCAGCGGCGTGGGCTTCGTCACTCCGGATATGATCAAGGAGCGTCTCCCCGCCCCGGCGCCCGATGTCAAGGTCCTTCTTTGCGGACCTCCGCCCATGGTTAGCGCCATGAAGAAGGCTACCGAGTCCCTGGGTTACACCAAGGCTCGCCCGGTCAGCAAGCTGGAGGACCAGGTGTTCTGCTTCTAA